One part of the Acidimicrobiales bacterium genome encodes these proteins:
- a CDS encoding DEAD/DEAH box helicase family protein, with product MTSGTIENFILNGPFEEPSRHWRFDAEGITDEVVEGRRPSAYFMPIPASKRKKAAQQEIVFQEWSEDRIEETRFVNELRDEVTRWRETGWHGATHTSKTLLRHWTDPGRARRLYFAQVEAVETAIWLAEVAPDTGKGRYFRNELTRFGEDANPGLFRVAHKMATGTGKTVVAAMLIAWQTLNKAANPTSKKHSDGFLLVGPGLTIKDRLRVLMPSDPGNYYTAFDLVPAELRPQLGRAKVVVTNREAFKRKEKVKVAKATKDLLRQDGDPAGAFTETWDQMVNRVCKPLRGKRQIFVINDEAHHCYQRRPTPAADETIDALTGDEKAEAKARDDAARQWLSGLRAVQAKLGIRTVYDLSATPFFLNGSGYPEGTLFPWVVSDFGLIDAIEAGLVKIPRVPVEDDTTNPDEDPTYRTLWARIRDSLPKKGRKTDAITGEPRLPAALQGALHSLYANYARSYQAWETSEAAAAGAAPPVFIVVCNNTNVSKLVFDYLAGWEKPLEDGTTVVVPGALPLFSNEHAGGWADRPVSLLVDSQALDSGDAMSPEFKRAAAAEIDRFKAEYVERFPGADPSKLTDEDLLREVMNTVGKPGQLGSQIRCVVSVSMLTEGWDANTVTHILGVRAFGTQLLCEQVVGRGLRRRGFALNDQGHFEPEYAEVYGVPFSFLPANGSQAEPEPPAPITHVRALPERADARITFPRLDGYRWEIPDEALHADWTDESALALTAEHNPTTTEVAGIIGETAVHTLDDLRSQRVQYVAFSLAKVVLDRYFRDDPDDPGKPSGVTGERPWLFPTLVGICTSWIAECVTCTDNAFPQLLLLHEHASDAADRIYRSIVRTAGGDRRLLPILKPYDTIGSTDWVEFDTTKPTRRTDPDKCHVSHVVADTDSWEQRMSQALEELNGVVYRYVKNQGLGFTIPYELDGETHQYVPDFIVDIEDGHGPDDPLHLVIEVTGKNDRAKQAKTDTARSLWVPAVNNTARYGRWHFVEITDPWDGANIVASIAHSGAVTA from the coding sequence CGGCGTACTTCATGCCGATCCCGGCATCGAAGCGCAAGAAGGCAGCGCAGCAGGAGATCGTGTTCCAGGAGTGGTCCGAGGACCGGATCGAAGAGACCCGGTTCGTGAACGAACTGCGCGACGAGGTGACCCGCTGGCGGGAGACCGGATGGCACGGCGCGACGCACACATCGAAGACCCTCCTGCGCCACTGGACCGACCCCGGCCGGGCTCGGCGGCTGTACTTCGCTCAGGTGGAGGCGGTCGAGACGGCGATCTGGTTGGCGGAGGTCGCCCCGGACACCGGCAAGGGCCGCTACTTCCGGAACGAGTTGACCCGATTCGGTGAGGACGCCAACCCGGGTCTGTTCCGGGTGGCGCACAAGATGGCGACCGGGACCGGCAAGACCGTCGTCGCCGCGATGTTGATCGCGTGGCAGACGCTGAACAAGGCCGCGAACCCGACGTCCAAGAAGCATTCGGACGGGTTCTTGCTGGTCGGGCCCGGCCTCACGATCAAGGACCGGCTGCGGGTGCTGATGCCGTCGGACCCGGGGAACTACTACACGGCCTTCGATCTGGTGCCCGCCGAGCTGCGTCCCCAGCTGGGTCGAGCGAAGGTCGTCGTCACGAACCGCGAGGCGTTCAAACGCAAGGAGAAGGTCAAGGTCGCGAAGGCCACCAAGGACCTGCTCCGCCAGGACGGCGATCCGGCCGGGGCGTTCACCGAGACGTGGGACCAGATGGTGAACCGGGTGTGCAAACCGTTGCGGGGGAAGCGCCAGATCTTCGTCATCAACGACGAGGCGCACCACTGCTACCAACGGAGGCCAACACCCGCGGCGGACGAGACGATCGACGCGCTCACCGGCGACGAGAAGGCCGAAGCGAAAGCCCGCGACGACGCCGCCCGCCAATGGCTGTCCGGTCTGCGGGCCGTTCAAGCCAAGCTCGGCATCCGCACCGTCTACGACCTGTCCGCCACCCCGTTCTTCCTGAACGGGTCCGGCTACCCCGAAGGGACCCTGTTCCCGTGGGTCGTGTCGGACTTCGGGCTCATCGACGCGATCGAAGCGGGCCTCGTGAAGATCCCGCGGGTGCCGGTCGAAGACGACACCACCAACCCCGACGAGGACCCCACCTACCGGACCCTGTGGGCCCGGATCCGCGACAGCCTCCCCAAGAAGGGCCGCAAGACCGACGCCATCACCGGCGAACCCCGACTCCCCGCCGCTCTCCAAGGAGCGCTGCACTCCCTGTACGCCAACTACGCCCGCTCCTACCAGGCGTGGGAGACCTCCGAGGCCGCCGCCGCCGGCGCGGCGCCGCCGGTGTTCATCGTCGTGTGCAACAACACCAACGTCTCCAAGCTCGTGTTCGACTACCTGGCCGGCTGGGAGAAGCCGCTCGAGGACGGCACGACGGTCGTGGTCCCGGGCGCGTTGCCGTTGTTCTCGAACGAGCACGCCGGCGGGTGGGCGGACCGGCCGGTCAGCCTCCTCGTCGACTCCCAAGCGCTCGACTCCGGCGACGCCATGTCCCCCGAGTTCAAACGGGCCGCCGCCGCCGAGATCGACCGGTTCAAAGCCGAGTACGTCGAGCGGTTCCCTGGCGCTGACCCCTCCAAGCTCACCGACGAGGACCTGCTGCGGGAAGTGATGAACACCGTCGGCAAACCCGGCCAGCTCGGCAGCCAGATCCGCTGCGTCGTGTCGGTGTCGATGCTGACCGAAGGATGGGACGCCAACACCGTCACCCACATCCTCGGGGTCCGGGCGTTCGGCACCCAGCTCCTCTGTGAGCAGGTCGTCGGCCGCGGGCTGCGCCGCCGAGGGTTCGCGCTCAACGACCAGGGCCACTTCGAGCCCGAGTACGCCGAGGTGTACGGGGTGCCGTTCTCGTTCCTGCCCGCCAACGGCAGCCAGGCCGAGCCTGAGCCTCCCGCCCCGATCACCCACGTCCGGGCGCTTCCCGAACGGGCCGACGCCCGCATCACGTTCCCCCGCCTCGACGGCTACCGGTGGGAGATCCCCGACGAAGCCCTCCACGCCGACTGGACCGACGAATCCGCCCTTGCGCTCACCGCCGAGCACAACCCCACCACCACCGAAGTCGCCGGGATCATCGGCGAGACCGCCGTCCACACCCTCGATGACCTCCGCTCCCAACGCGTCCAGTACGTCGCGTTCAGCCTCGCCAAAGTCGTCCTCGACCGGTACTTCCGCGACGACCCCGACGACCCCGGCAAGCCATCAGGGGTGACCGGCGAACGCCCCTGGCTGTTCCCCACCCTCGTCGGCATCTGCACGTCATGGATCGCCGAGTGCGTCACCTGCACCGACAACGCGTTCCCACAGCTCCTCCTGCTCCACGAGCACGCCTCCGACGCCGCCGACCGCATCTACCGGTCCATCGTCCGCACCGCCGGCGGCGACCGTCGCCTCCTGCCGATCCTCAAGCCGTACGACACCATCGGGTCCACCGACTGGGTCGAGTTCGACACCACCAAACCCACCCGCCGCACCGACCCCGACAAGTGCCACGTCTCCCACGTCGTCGCCGACACCGACTCGTGGGAACAACGCATGTCCCAAGCCCTCGAAGAGCTCAACGGGGTCGTCTACCGGTACGTGAAGAACCAGGGTCTCGGGTTCACCATCCCCTACGAGCTCGACGGCGAAACCCACCAGTACGTCCCCGACTTCATCGTCGACATCGAAGACGGCCACGGCCCCGACGACCCCCTCCACCTCGTCATCGAAGTCACCGGCAAGAACGACCGGGCCAAACAAGCCAAGACCGACACCGCCCGCAGCCTCTGGGTGCCCGCCGTCAACAACACCGCCCGCTACGGCCGCTGGCACTTCGTCGAGATCACCGACCCGTGGGACGGCGCCAACATCGTCGCCTCCATCGCTCACTCAGGAGCTGTCACCGCATGA